A genomic region of Trifolium pratense cultivar HEN17-A07 linkage group LG3, ARS_RC_1.1, whole genome shotgun sequence contains the following coding sequences:
- the LOC123913238 gene encoding annexin-like protein RJ4, with the protein MASLIAPSKHNPIEDAEALQRAVKGWGADEKAIIAILGHRNGTQRTQIRQAYYDLYQEDLIKRLESELSGDFERAMYRWILEPAEREALLANIALKNANMNYHVIVEISCVSSPDELFIVRRAYHNRYKRCLEEDVATNTTGHLRQLLLGLVSSFKYGGSEVNARLAQHEADTLHEAIKNKNHNHEEVIRILTTRSKTQLVATFNRYRDDHGIAITKKLLDEGSDDFHKAVRIAISCINDHSKYYEKVLRNAMESDGTDEDALTRVIVTRAEKDLEDIKKVYYKRNSVHLEHAVAKKTSADYKKFLLTLMGKEE; encoded by the exons ATGGCTTCTCTCATTGCTCCTTCAAAACACAATCCAATTGAAGATGCTGAAGCTCTCCAAAGAGCTGTTAAAG GTTGGGGAGCTGATGAAAAAGCCATTATAGCAATATTAGGTCATAGAAATGGCACCCAAAGGACTCAAATCAGACAAGCATACTATGACCTTTATCAAGAGGATCTCATCAAACGCCTTGAGTCTGAGCTATCCGGTGATTTTGAG AGAGCAATGTATAGATGGATATTGGAACCTGCAGAACGTGAGGCATTGTTGGCCAATATAGCACTCAAAAATGCTAACATGAACTATCATGTCATTGTGGAAATTTCATGTGTCTCTTCACCTGATGAACTTTTCATTGTGAGACGTGCTTACCACAATCGATACAAACGTTGCTTGGAGGAAGATGTTGCAACCAATACCACTGGCCATCTTCGCCAG CTTTTGCTGGGATTGGTGAGTTCATTTAAGTATGGTGGGAGTGAGGTCAATGCAAGATTGGCACAACATGAGGCTGATACCCTTCATGAGGCTATCAAAAACAAGAATCACAATCATGAAGAAGTAATCAGAATCCTTACAACAAGGAGTAAAACACAACTTGTGGCAACTTTCAATCGTTATAGGGATGATCATGGCATTGCTATCACTAAG AAATTGTTGGATGAAGGATCCGATGACTTTCACAAGGCAGTGAGAATAGCCATTAGTTGCATCAATGATCATAGCAAGTACTATGAAAAG GTTCTACGCAACGCAATGGAAAGTGATGGAACTGACGAGGATGCACTCACCCGTGTGATCGTCACTAGGGCTGAGAAGGACTTGGAGGACATCAAAAAGGTCTATTACAAGAGAAATAGTGTCCACCTTGAGCATGCAGTGGCCAAAAAAACTTCAGCAGACTACAAGAAATTTCTCCTTACTTTGATGGGAAAAGAAGAATAA
- the LOC123913241 gene encoding annexin-like protein RJ4, which yields MATIVVHGQTSPVQDAEALHLAFKGWGADNKAIVAILGHRNVHQRQQIRKAYEELFEEDLIKRLESEISGDFERAVYRWMLEPADRDAVLINVAIRNGSKNYHVVAEIASVLSAKELLAVRHAYHNRHKRSIEEDVSANTTGHLRQLLVGLVSSFRYEGDEINAKLAQIEANVIHESVKEKKGNNEEEVIRILTTRSKTQLVATFNRYRDEHGISISKKLLDQTSDDFHKTLHTAIRCINDHKKYYEKVLRNAIKKFGTDEDGLTRVIVTRAEKDLRDIKELYYKRNSVHLEDAVSKEISGDYKKFILTLLGKQD from the exons ATGGCTACCATTGTTGTTCATGGCCAAACATCACCTGTTCAAGATGCTGAAGCTCTCCACCTTGCTTTCAAAG GATGGGGTGCTGATAACAAGGCCATTGTAGCAATATTGGGTCATAGAAATGTTCATCAGAGGCAACAGATTAGAAAGGCTTATGAGGAGCTTTTCGAAGAGGATCTCATCAAACGTCTCGAGTCAGAGATCTCTGGTGACTTTGAG AGAGCTGTGTATCGGTGGATGTTGGAACCTGCAGACCGTGATGCTGTTTTGATCAATGTAGCAATAAGAAATGGAAGCAAAAACTATCATGTGGTTGCTGAAATTGCTTCTGTGCTATCAGCTAAAGAGCTTTTGGCAGTGAGGCACGCTTATCATAACCGCCACAAGCGCTCCATCGAAGAAGATGTGTCTGCTAACACCACCGGTCATCTTCGTCAG CTTTTGGTTGGATTAGTGAGCTCATTTAGGTATGAGGGAGATGAGATTAATGCAAAATTAGCACAAATTGAAGCTAATGTTATTCATGAAAGTGTCAAAGAAAAGAAAGGCAACAATGAAGAAGAAGTCATAAGGATTCTTACTACAAGGAGCAAGACTCAACTTGTGGCAACTTTCAACCGCTATAGAGATGAACATGGCATCTCCATTAGTAAG AAATTGTTGGATCAAACATCTGATGACTTCCACAAGACATTGCACACAGCTATTCGTTGCATCAATGACCATAAGAAGTACTATGAGAAG GTTTTACGCAATGCGATCAAAAAATTTGGAACCGATGAGGATGGACTCACTCGCGTGATTGTCACAAGGGCTGAGAAGGATCTGAGGGACATCAAAGAGCTTTACTACAAGAGAAACAGTGTTCATCTTGAAGATGCTGTGTCCAAAGAAATCTCAGGGGACTACAAGAAGTTCATCCTCactcttttgggaaaacaagaCTAA